In one window of Anser cygnoides isolate HZ-2024a breed goose chromosome 3, Taihu_goose_T2T_genome, whole genome shotgun sequence DNA:
- the PTK2B gene encoding protein-tyrosine kinase 2-beta isoform X2, whose protein sequence is MGWLSRLLNQLSWKGCSAPSAPGVLRMSAVPEPLGRPRSSSFRSLGGTLEATLGMGPLEADREEMRILKVCFYSNSFNMGKNFKLVKCPVTTEIREVIKSILVSGRIGPDIKLAECYGLRLKHVKSDEIHWLHPELTVGEVQEKYECLHLEAEWRYDLQIRYLPEDYMERFTEDRTTLLYFYQQLRSEYMQNYASKVSEGMALQLGCLELRRFYKDMPQNALDKKSNFEFLEKEVGLDLFFPSQMQENLKPKQFRKMIQQTFQQYALLREEECILKFLHTLATFANIDQESYRCELVQGWNITVDLVIGPKGIRQMTSKEAKPTCLAEFKHIKSIRCSSVEEGRAVLQLGLSGTPQSLSIKTSSLAEAENMADLIDGYCRLQGGLETSLIVFPRREREKRSSLPRIPSPHLEERHSVLADSVSVDSDIYAEIPDESSRPRSGVQHYGICREDVTLGRILGEGFFGEVYEGTYTNPKGERVNVAVKTCKKDCSPENKDKFLSEAVLMKKLDHPHIVKLIGIAEEEPTWIIMELYPYGELGQYLEQNKHCLAVPTLILYALQISKALAYLEAINCVHRDIAVRNILVASPECVKLGDFGLSRYIEDEEYYKASVTRLPIKWMSPESINFRRFTTASDVWMFAVCMWEILSYGRQPFFWLENKDVIGVLERGDRLPKPDLCPPVLYTLMTRCWDYDPSERPKFKDLVCSLSDIYLMEKELAKEQERNNRHRPPKILEPPSFQEPPPKPSRPRYKPPPQNNLLAPKLQFQVPEGLCASSPTLTSPIEYQSPASSLHTPPLNRHNVFKRHSMREEDFLRPSSREEAQKLWEIERLKMRQVLDKQQKQMVEDYQWLRQEEKSLDPTVFMNNNTPLMLPEKEMDYTEFTGPPQKPPRLGAQSIQPAPTANLDRTDDTVYSNVMDLVRAVLQLKNEISLLPPEGYILVVKNVGLSLRKLIGSVDEILPILPATSRTEIEGTQKLLNKDLADLINKMRLAQQNAVTSLSEECKRQMLTASHTLAVDAKNLLDAVDQAKVQANLVKLCLE, encoded by the exons ATGGGATGGCTCAGCAGGCTGTTAAACCAGCTCTCCT GGAAGGGATGCTCAGCTCCTAGCGCCCCGGGCGTGCTGAGGATGTCGGCCGTCCCCGAGCCCCTGGGCCGCCCGCGGAGCAGCTCCTTCCGCAGCCTGGGCGGGACGCTGGAGGCCACGCTGGGCATGGGGCCGCTGGAGGCGGACCGGGAGGAGATGCGCATCCTCAAGGTGTGCTTCTACAGCAACAGCTTCAACATGGGCAAGAACTTCAAGCTGGTCAAGTGCCCCGTGACAACGGAGATACGG gAGGTGATCAAGTCCATCCTGGTGAGCGGCCGCATCGGGCCCGACATCAAGCTGGCCGAGTGCTACGGGCTGCGCCTCAAGCACGTCAAGTCGGACGAGATCCACTGGCTGCACCCCGAGCTGACGGTGGGCGAGGTGCAGGAGAAGTACGAGTGCCTGCACCTGGAGGCTGAGTGGAG GTACGACCTACAGATCCGCTACCTGCCCGAGGACTACATGGAGCGCTTCACAGAGGACAGGACCACGCTGCTCTACTTCTACCAGCAG ctccgaaGCGAGTACATGCAGAACTACGCCAGCAAGGTGAGCGAGGGCAtggccctgcagctgggctgcctGGAGCTCAG GAGGTTTTACAAGGACATGCCCCAAAACGCGCTGGACAAGAAGTCCAACTTCGAGTTCCTGGA GAAGGAGGTGGGCCTGGACCTCTTCTTCCCCAGCCAGATGCAGGAGAACCTGAAG CCCAAGCAGTTCCGCAAGATGATCCAGCAGACCTTCCAGCAGTACGCGCTGCTGCGCGAGGAGGAGTGCATCCTCAAGTTCCTCCACACCCTCGCCACCTTCGCCAACATCGACCAGGAGAGCTACCGCTGCGAGCTCGTC caaGGGTGGAACATCACGGTGGACCTGGTCATCGGGCCCAAGGGCATCCGGCAGATGACGAGCAAGGAAGCCAAG CCCACCTGCCTGGCCGAGTTCAAGCACATCAAGTCCATCAGGTGCTCCAGCGTGGAGGAGGGCAGGgccgtgctgcagctggggctcagCGGCACCCCTCAG TCCCTGTCCATCAAGACGTCGTCGCTGGCTGAGGCGGAGAACATGGCCGACCTCATCGACGGCTACTGCCGGCTGCAGGGGGGCCTGGAGACCTCCCTCATCGTCTTCCCCAGGAGAG aaagggagaagaggagcAGCCTGCCGCGGATCCCCAGCCC gcacctggAGGAGCGGCACTCGGTGCTGGCCGACAGCGTGAGCGTGG ACTCCGATATTTACGCTGAAATCCCCGACGAGTCCTCAAGACCGAGGTCTGGAG TGCAGCACTACGGGATCTGCCGCGAGGACGTCACGCTGGGCAGGATCCTGGGGGAAGGCTTCTTCGGAGAGGTGTACGAGGGCACCTACACCAACCCG AAGGGGGAGCGGGTCAACGTGGCCGTGAAGACCTGCAAGAAGGACTGCAGCCCCGAGAACAAGGACAAGTTCCTGAGCGAGGCGG TGCTGATGAAGAAGCTGGACCACCCGCACATCGTGAAGCTGATCGGCATCGCGGAGGAGGAGCCCACCTGGATCATCATGGAGCTCTACCCCTACGGGGAG CTGGGGCAGTACCTGGAGCAGAACAAGCACTGCCTCGCCGTGCCCACGCTCATCCTCTACGCGCTGCAGATCAGCAAGGCCCTGGCTTACCTGGAGGCCATCAACTGCGTGCACAG GGACATCGCCGTGAGGAACATCCTGGTGGCCTCCCCGGAGTGCGTGAAGCTGGGCGACTTCGGGCTCTCCAGGTACATCGAGGACGAGGAGTACTATAAAG CGTCCGTCACCCGTCTCCCCATCAAGTGGATGTCCCCCGAGTCCATCAACTTCCGACGCTTCACGACGGCCAGCGACGTCTGGATGTTCG CCGTGTGCATGTGGGAGATCCTGAGCTACGGCCGGCAGCCCTTCTTctggctggagaacaaggacGTGATCGGGGTGCTGGAGAGGGGCGACCGCCTGCCCAAGCCCGACCTCTGCCCGCCCGTCCTCTACACCCTCATGACGCGCTGCTGGGACTACGACCCCAGCGAGAGGCCCAAGTTCAAGGACCTGGTCTGCAGCTTGAG TGACATTTACCTGATGGAAAAGGAGCTGGCCAAGGAGCAGGAGCGGAACAACCGCCACCGGCCTCCCAAAATCTTGGAGCCGCCGTCCTTCCAGGAGCCGCCCCCCAAG cccagcagacCCAGGTACAAACCTCCGCCCCAGAACAACCTCCTGGCTCCCAAGCTGCAGTTCCAG gTGCCCGAGGGTCTGTGTGCCAGCTCGCCCACGCTCACCAGCCCCATCGAGTACCAGTCTCCGGCCAGCTCCCTGCACACCCCGCCGCTCAACCGCCACAACGTCTTCAAGCGCCACAGCATGCGG GAGGAAGATTTCCTCcgtcccagcagcagggaggaggcgCAGAAGCTCTGGGAGATAGAGCGGCTGAAGATGCGGCAGGTCCTGgacaagcagcagaagcagatgGTGGAGGACTACCAGTGGCTGCGGCAGGAGGAGAAGTCCCTG GACCCGACGGTGTTCATGAACAACAACACCCCACTG ATGCTGCCGGAGAAGGAGATGGATTACA CGGAGTTCACGGGGCCCCCCCAGAAGCCTCCAAGACTCGGGGCGCAG TCCATCCAGCCGGCCCCCACGGCCAACCTGGACCGCACGGACGACACGGTGTACAGCAACGTCATGGACCTGGTGCGGGCTGTCCTGCAGCTGAAGAACGAGAtcagcctcctgccccccgAGGGGTACATCCTGGTGGTGAAG AACGTGGGCCTGTCCCTCCGCAAGCTGATCGGCAGCGTGGACGAGATCCTGCCCATCCTGCCCGCCACCTCCCGCACCGAG ATCGAGGGGACCCAGAAGCTGCTCAACAAGGACTTGGCCGACCTCATCAACAAGATGCGCCTGGCGCAGCAGAACGCCGTCACCTCGCTGAGCGAGGAGTGCAAGCGGCAGATGCTGACGGCCTCCCACACCCTGGCCGTGGACGCCAAGAACCTCCTGGACGCCGTGGACCAAGCCAAGGTCCAGGCCAACCTGGTGAAGCTGTGCTTGGAGTGA
- the PTK2B gene encoding protein-tyrosine kinase 2-beta isoform X5, which yields MGWLSRLLNQLSWKGCSAPSAPGVLRMSAVPEPLGRPRSSSFRSLGGTLEATLGMGPLEADREEMRILKVCFYSNSFNMGKNFKLVKCPVTTEIREVIKSILVSGRIGPDIKLAECYGLRLKHVKSDEIHWLHPELTVGEVQEKYECLHLEAEWRYDLQIRYLPEDYMERFTEDRTTLLYFYQQLRSEYMQNYASKVSEGMALQLGCLELRRFYKDMPQNALDKKSNFEFLEKEVGLDLFFPSQMQENLKPKQFRKMIQQTFQQYALLREEECILKFLHTLATFANIDQESYRCELVQGWNITVDLVIGPKGIRQMTSKEAKPTCLAEFKHIKSIRCSSVEEGRAVLQLGLSGTPQSLSIKTSSLAEAENMADLIDGYCRLQGGLETSLIVFPRREREKRSSLPRIPSPHLEERHSVLADSVSVDSDIYAEIPDESSRPRSGVQHYGICREDVTLGRILGEGFFGEVYEGTYTNPKGERVNVAVKTCKKDCSPENKDKFLSEAVLMKKLDHPHIVKLIGIAEEEPTWIIMELYPYGELGQYLEQNKHCLAVPTLILYALQISKALAYLEAINCVHRDIAVRNILVASPECVKLGDFGLSRYIEDEEYYKASVTRLPIKWMSPESINFRRFTTASDVWMFAVCMWEILSYGRQPFFWLENKDVIGVLERGDRLPKPDLCPPVLYTLMTRCWDYDPSERPKFKDLVCSLSDIYLMEKELAKEQERNNRHRPPKILEPPSFQEPPPKPSRPRYKPPPQNNLLAPKLQFQEEDFLRPSSREEAQKLWEIERLKMRQVLDKQQKQMVEDYQWLRQEEKSLDPTVFMNNNTPLMLPEKEMDYNGVAEFTGPPQKPPRLGAQSIQPAPTANLDRTDDTVYSNVMDLVRAVLQLKNEISLLPPEGYILVVKNVGLSLRKLIGSVDEILPILPATSRTEIEGTQKLLNKDLADLINKMRLAQQNAVTSLSEECKRQMLTASHTLAVDAKNLLDAVDQAKVQANLVKLCLE from the exons ATGGGATGGCTCAGCAGGCTGTTAAACCAGCTCTCCT GGAAGGGATGCTCAGCTCCTAGCGCCCCGGGCGTGCTGAGGATGTCGGCCGTCCCCGAGCCCCTGGGCCGCCCGCGGAGCAGCTCCTTCCGCAGCCTGGGCGGGACGCTGGAGGCCACGCTGGGCATGGGGCCGCTGGAGGCGGACCGGGAGGAGATGCGCATCCTCAAGGTGTGCTTCTACAGCAACAGCTTCAACATGGGCAAGAACTTCAAGCTGGTCAAGTGCCCCGTGACAACGGAGATACGG gAGGTGATCAAGTCCATCCTGGTGAGCGGCCGCATCGGGCCCGACATCAAGCTGGCCGAGTGCTACGGGCTGCGCCTCAAGCACGTCAAGTCGGACGAGATCCACTGGCTGCACCCCGAGCTGACGGTGGGCGAGGTGCAGGAGAAGTACGAGTGCCTGCACCTGGAGGCTGAGTGGAG GTACGACCTACAGATCCGCTACCTGCCCGAGGACTACATGGAGCGCTTCACAGAGGACAGGACCACGCTGCTCTACTTCTACCAGCAG ctccgaaGCGAGTACATGCAGAACTACGCCAGCAAGGTGAGCGAGGGCAtggccctgcagctgggctgcctGGAGCTCAG GAGGTTTTACAAGGACATGCCCCAAAACGCGCTGGACAAGAAGTCCAACTTCGAGTTCCTGGA GAAGGAGGTGGGCCTGGACCTCTTCTTCCCCAGCCAGATGCAGGAGAACCTGAAG CCCAAGCAGTTCCGCAAGATGATCCAGCAGACCTTCCAGCAGTACGCGCTGCTGCGCGAGGAGGAGTGCATCCTCAAGTTCCTCCACACCCTCGCCACCTTCGCCAACATCGACCAGGAGAGCTACCGCTGCGAGCTCGTC caaGGGTGGAACATCACGGTGGACCTGGTCATCGGGCCCAAGGGCATCCGGCAGATGACGAGCAAGGAAGCCAAG CCCACCTGCCTGGCCGAGTTCAAGCACATCAAGTCCATCAGGTGCTCCAGCGTGGAGGAGGGCAGGgccgtgctgcagctggggctcagCGGCACCCCTCAG TCCCTGTCCATCAAGACGTCGTCGCTGGCTGAGGCGGAGAACATGGCCGACCTCATCGACGGCTACTGCCGGCTGCAGGGGGGCCTGGAGACCTCCCTCATCGTCTTCCCCAGGAGAG aaagggagaagaggagcAGCCTGCCGCGGATCCCCAGCCC gcacctggAGGAGCGGCACTCGGTGCTGGCCGACAGCGTGAGCGTGG ACTCCGATATTTACGCTGAAATCCCCGACGAGTCCTCAAGACCGAGGTCTGGAG TGCAGCACTACGGGATCTGCCGCGAGGACGTCACGCTGGGCAGGATCCTGGGGGAAGGCTTCTTCGGAGAGGTGTACGAGGGCACCTACACCAACCCG AAGGGGGAGCGGGTCAACGTGGCCGTGAAGACCTGCAAGAAGGACTGCAGCCCCGAGAACAAGGACAAGTTCCTGAGCGAGGCGG TGCTGATGAAGAAGCTGGACCACCCGCACATCGTGAAGCTGATCGGCATCGCGGAGGAGGAGCCCACCTGGATCATCATGGAGCTCTACCCCTACGGGGAG CTGGGGCAGTACCTGGAGCAGAACAAGCACTGCCTCGCCGTGCCCACGCTCATCCTCTACGCGCTGCAGATCAGCAAGGCCCTGGCTTACCTGGAGGCCATCAACTGCGTGCACAG GGACATCGCCGTGAGGAACATCCTGGTGGCCTCCCCGGAGTGCGTGAAGCTGGGCGACTTCGGGCTCTCCAGGTACATCGAGGACGAGGAGTACTATAAAG CGTCCGTCACCCGTCTCCCCATCAAGTGGATGTCCCCCGAGTCCATCAACTTCCGACGCTTCACGACGGCCAGCGACGTCTGGATGTTCG CCGTGTGCATGTGGGAGATCCTGAGCTACGGCCGGCAGCCCTTCTTctggctggagaacaaggacGTGATCGGGGTGCTGGAGAGGGGCGACCGCCTGCCCAAGCCCGACCTCTGCCCGCCCGTCCTCTACACCCTCATGACGCGCTGCTGGGACTACGACCCCAGCGAGAGGCCCAAGTTCAAGGACCTGGTCTGCAGCTTGAG TGACATTTACCTGATGGAAAAGGAGCTGGCCAAGGAGCAGGAGCGGAACAACCGCCACCGGCCTCCCAAAATCTTGGAGCCGCCGTCCTTCCAGGAGCCGCCCCCCAAG cccagcagacCCAGGTACAAACCTCCGCCCCAGAACAACCTCCTGGCTCCCAAGCTGCAGTTCCAG GAGGAAGATTTCCTCcgtcccagcagcagggaggaggcgCAGAAGCTCTGGGAGATAGAGCGGCTGAAGATGCGGCAGGTCCTGgacaagcagcagaagcagatgGTGGAGGACTACCAGTGGCTGCGGCAGGAGGAGAAGTCCCTG GACCCGACGGTGTTCATGAACAACAACACCCCACTG ATGCTGCCGGAGAAGGAGATGGATTACA ATGGCGTAGCGGAGTTCACGGGGCCCCCCCAGAAGCCTCCAAGACTCGGGGCGCAG TCCATCCAGCCGGCCCCCACGGCCAACCTGGACCGCACGGACGACACGGTGTACAGCAACGTCATGGACCTGGTGCGGGCTGTCCTGCAGCTGAAGAACGAGAtcagcctcctgccccccgAGGGGTACATCCTGGTGGTGAAG AACGTGGGCCTGTCCCTCCGCAAGCTGATCGGCAGCGTGGACGAGATCCTGCCCATCCTGCCCGCCACCTCCCGCACCGAG ATCGAGGGGACCCAGAAGCTGCTCAACAAGGACTTGGCCGACCTCATCAACAAGATGCGCCTGGCGCAGCAGAACGCCGTCACCTCGCTGAGCGAGGAGTGCAAGCGGCAGATGCTGACGGCCTCCCACACCCTGGCCGTGGACGCCAAGAACCTCCTGGACGCCGTGGACCAAGCCAAGGTCCAGGCCAACCTGGTGAAGCTGTGCTTGGAGTGA
- the PTK2B gene encoding protein-tyrosine kinase 2-beta isoform X6: MGWLSRLLNQLSWKGCSAPSAPGVLRMSAVPEPLGRPRSSSFRSLGGTLEATLGMGPLEADREEMRILKVCFYSNSFNMGKNFKLVKCPVTTEIREVIKSILVSGRIGPDIKLAECYGLRLKHVKSDEIHWLHPELTVGEVQEKYECLHLEAEWRYDLQIRYLPEDYMERFTEDRTTLLYFYQQLRSEYMQNYASKVSEGMALQLGCLELRRFYKDMPQNALDKKSNFEFLEKEVGLDLFFPSQMQENLKPKQFRKMIQQTFQQYALLREEECILKFLHTLATFANIDQESYRCELVQGWNITVDLVIGPKGIRQMTSKEAKPTCLAEFKHIKSIRCSSVEEGRAVLQLGLSGTPQSLSIKTSSLAEAENMADLIDGYCRLQGGLETSLIVFPRREREKRSSLPRIPSPHLEERHSVLADSVSVDSDIYAEIPDESSRPRSGVQHYGICREDVTLGRILGEGFFGEVYEGTYTNPKGERVNVAVKTCKKDCSPENKDKFLSEAVLMKKLDHPHIVKLIGIAEEEPTWIIMELYPYGELGQYLEQNKHCLAVPTLILYALQISKALAYLEAINCVHRDIAVRNILVASPECVKLGDFGLSRYIEDEEYYKASVTRLPIKWMSPESINFRRFTTASDVWMFAVCMWEILSYGRQPFFWLENKDVIGVLERGDRLPKPDLCPPVLYTLMTRCWDYDPSERPKFKDLVCSLSDIYLMEKELAKEQERNNRHRPPKILEPPSFQEPPPKPSRPRYKPPPQNNLLAPKLQFQEEDFLRPSSREEAQKLWEIERLKMRQVLDKQQKQMVEDYQWLRQEEKSLDPTVFMNNNTPLMLPEKEMDYTEFTGPPQKPPRLGAQSIQPAPTANLDRTDDTVYSNVMDLVRAVLQLKNEISLLPPEGYILVVKNVGLSLRKLIGSVDEILPILPATSRTEIEGTQKLLNKDLADLINKMRLAQQNAVTSLSEECKRQMLTASHTLAVDAKNLLDAVDQAKVQANLVKLCLE, encoded by the exons ATGGGATGGCTCAGCAGGCTGTTAAACCAGCTCTCCT GGAAGGGATGCTCAGCTCCTAGCGCCCCGGGCGTGCTGAGGATGTCGGCCGTCCCCGAGCCCCTGGGCCGCCCGCGGAGCAGCTCCTTCCGCAGCCTGGGCGGGACGCTGGAGGCCACGCTGGGCATGGGGCCGCTGGAGGCGGACCGGGAGGAGATGCGCATCCTCAAGGTGTGCTTCTACAGCAACAGCTTCAACATGGGCAAGAACTTCAAGCTGGTCAAGTGCCCCGTGACAACGGAGATACGG gAGGTGATCAAGTCCATCCTGGTGAGCGGCCGCATCGGGCCCGACATCAAGCTGGCCGAGTGCTACGGGCTGCGCCTCAAGCACGTCAAGTCGGACGAGATCCACTGGCTGCACCCCGAGCTGACGGTGGGCGAGGTGCAGGAGAAGTACGAGTGCCTGCACCTGGAGGCTGAGTGGAG GTACGACCTACAGATCCGCTACCTGCCCGAGGACTACATGGAGCGCTTCACAGAGGACAGGACCACGCTGCTCTACTTCTACCAGCAG ctccgaaGCGAGTACATGCAGAACTACGCCAGCAAGGTGAGCGAGGGCAtggccctgcagctgggctgcctGGAGCTCAG GAGGTTTTACAAGGACATGCCCCAAAACGCGCTGGACAAGAAGTCCAACTTCGAGTTCCTGGA GAAGGAGGTGGGCCTGGACCTCTTCTTCCCCAGCCAGATGCAGGAGAACCTGAAG CCCAAGCAGTTCCGCAAGATGATCCAGCAGACCTTCCAGCAGTACGCGCTGCTGCGCGAGGAGGAGTGCATCCTCAAGTTCCTCCACACCCTCGCCACCTTCGCCAACATCGACCAGGAGAGCTACCGCTGCGAGCTCGTC caaGGGTGGAACATCACGGTGGACCTGGTCATCGGGCCCAAGGGCATCCGGCAGATGACGAGCAAGGAAGCCAAG CCCACCTGCCTGGCCGAGTTCAAGCACATCAAGTCCATCAGGTGCTCCAGCGTGGAGGAGGGCAGGgccgtgctgcagctggggctcagCGGCACCCCTCAG TCCCTGTCCATCAAGACGTCGTCGCTGGCTGAGGCGGAGAACATGGCCGACCTCATCGACGGCTACTGCCGGCTGCAGGGGGGCCTGGAGACCTCCCTCATCGTCTTCCCCAGGAGAG aaagggagaagaggagcAGCCTGCCGCGGATCCCCAGCCC gcacctggAGGAGCGGCACTCGGTGCTGGCCGACAGCGTGAGCGTGG ACTCCGATATTTACGCTGAAATCCCCGACGAGTCCTCAAGACCGAGGTCTGGAG TGCAGCACTACGGGATCTGCCGCGAGGACGTCACGCTGGGCAGGATCCTGGGGGAAGGCTTCTTCGGAGAGGTGTACGAGGGCACCTACACCAACCCG AAGGGGGAGCGGGTCAACGTGGCCGTGAAGACCTGCAAGAAGGACTGCAGCCCCGAGAACAAGGACAAGTTCCTGAGCGAGGCGG TGCTGATGAAGAAGCTGGACCACCCGCACATCGTGAAGCTGATCGGCATCGCGGAGGAGGAGCCCACCTGGATCATCATGGAGCTCTACCCCTACGGGGAG CTGGGGCAGTACCTGGAGCAGAACAAGCACTGCCTCGCCGTGCCCACGCTCATCCTCTACGCGCTGCAGATCAGCAAGGCCCTGGCTTACCTGGAGGCCATCAACTGCGTGCACAG GGACATCGCCGTGAGGAACATCCTGGTGGCCTCCCCGGAGTGCGTGAAGCTGGGCGACTTCGGGCTCTCCAGGTACATCGAGGACGAGGAGTACTATAAAG CGTCCGTCACCCGTCTCCCCATCAAGTGGATGTCCCCCGAGTCCATCAACTTCCGACGCTTCACGACGGCCAGCGACGTCTGGATGTTCG CCGTGTGCATGTGGGAGATCCTGAGCTACGGCCGGCAGCCCTTCTTctggctggagaacaaggacGTGATCGGGGTGCTGGAGAGGGGCGACCGCCTGCCCAAGCCCGACCTCTGCCCGCCCGTCCTCTACACCCTCATGACGCGCTGCTGGGACTACGACCCCAGCGAGAGGCCCAAGTTCAAGGACCTGGTCTGCAGCTTGAG TGACATTTACCTGATGGAAAAGGAGCTGGCCAAGGAGCAGGAGCGGAACAACCGCCACCGGCCTCCCAAAATCTTGGAGCCGCCGTCCTTCCAGGAGCCGCCCCCCAAG cccagcagacCCAGGTACAAACCTCCGCCCCAGAACAACCTCCTGGCTCCCAAGCTGCAGTTCCAG GAGGAAGATTTCCTCcgtcccagcagcagggaggaggcgCAGAAGCTCTGGGAGATAGAGCGGCTGAAGATGCGGCAGGTCCTGgacaagcagcagaagcagatgGTGGAGGACTACCAGTGGCTGCGGCAGGAGGAGAAGTCCCTG GACCCGACGGTGTTCATGAACAACAACACCCCACTG ATGCTGCCGGAGAAGGAGATGGATTACA CGGAGTTCACGGGGCCCCCCCAGAAGCCTCCAAGACTCGGGGCGCAG TCCATCCAGCCGGCCCCCACGGCCAACCTGGACCGCACGGACGACACGGTGTACAGCAACGTCATGGACCTGGTGCGGGCTGTCCTGCAGCTGAAGAACGAGAtcagcctcctgccccccgAGGGGTACATCCTGGTGGTGAAG AACGTGGGCCTGTCCCTCCGCAAGCTGATCGGCAGCGTGGACGAGATCCTGCCCATCCTGCCCGCCACCTCCCGCACCGAG ATCGAGGGGACCCAGAAGCTGCTCAACAAGGACTTGGCCGACCTCATCAACAAGATGCGCCTGGCGCAGCAGAACGCCGTCACCTCGCTGAGCGAGGAGTGCAAGCGGCAGATGCTGACGGCCTCCCACACCCTGGCCGTGGACGCCAAGAACCTCCTGGACGCCGTGGACCAAGCCAAGGTCCAGGCCAACCTGGTGAAGCTGTGCTTGGAGTGA